A genome region from Bacteroides stercoris ATCC 43183 includes the following:
- a CDS encoding DUF349 domain-containing protein, giving the protein MTDTHDTNLPDKPVELEEDKKTAEVSEPATTETPAEVTLTDKPAESVQKLTKEEILNKLKAIAADVENAAKSEIDSLKQAFYKLHNSEQEAAKKLFVENGGAIEEFVPQADTLEEEFKNTMSVIKEKRNALNAEQEKQKELNLQIKLSIIEELKELVESPEDANKNYTEFKKLQQQWNEVKIVPQARINELWKNYQLYVEKFYDLLKLNNEFREYDFKKNLEIKNHLCEAAEKLADEADVVSAFHQLQKLHQEFRDTGPVAKELRDEIWARFKAASTTVNRRHQQHFEALKEAEQHNLDQKTVICEIIEAIDYSELTNFASWENKTQEIIALQNKWKTIGFAPQKMNVKIFERFRKACDEFFQKKGEFFKSLKEGMNGNLEKKRALCEKAEALKDSTDWKATADELTKLQKEWKTVGPVAKKYSDAIWKRFISACDYFFEQKNKATSSQRSVEQENLEKKKAIIEKLTAIDETMDVEEATQLVRELMKEWNGIGHVPFKEKDKIYKQYHSRIDKLFEHFNISASNKKLSNFKSSISSIQEGSPQALYRERDKLVRACENMKNELQTYENNLGFLTASSKKGNSLLTELNRKVEKLKGDIELVKQKIKVIDNSINEAE; this is encoded by the coding sequence ATGACGGACACTCATGACACTAATCTCCCCGACAAGCCGGTGGAATTAGAAGAAGACAAAAAAACAGCAGAGGTTTCTGAGCCGGCAACAACAGAGACTCCCGCTGAGGTAACCTTGACTGACAAGCCGGCCGAATCAGTTCAAAAACTCACTAAAGAAGAGATTCTGAACAAGCTTAAAGCGATTGCCGCAGATGTAGAGAATGCTGCCAAATCGGAGATAGACAGTTTGAAACAGGCTTTCTACAAACTACATAACTCAGAGCAGGAAGCCGCCAAGAAGCTGTTCGTTGAGAATGGGGGAGCTATTGAAGAGTTCGTTCCACAAGCCGATACTTTGGAAGAGGAATTCAAGAATACCATGTCCGTCATCAAGGAAAAAAGAAACGCACTCAATGCAGAGCAGGAAAAACAGAAAGAGCTAAACCTGCAAATCAAGCTTTCCATCATCGAAGAACTGAAAGAGTTGGTGGAATCTCCGGAAGACGCCAACAAGAACTATACGGAATTCAAGAAATTGCAACAGCAATGGAATGAGGTTAAAATTGTGCCGCAAGCCAGGATTAACGAGCTGTGGAAGAACTACCAGCTGTATGTCGAAAAGTTCTACGACCTTTTAAAACTGAACAACGAATTCCGTGAATATGACTTCAAGAAGAATCTTGAAATCAAGAACCACCTTTGCGAAGCTGCCGAGAAACTGGCAGACGAAGCGGATGTTGTTTCCGCTTTCCATCAATTGCAGAAACTGCATCAGGAATTCCGCGATACAGGACCGGTAGCCAAAGAGCTGCGCGATGAAATATGGGCACGCTTCAAAGCAGCTTCTACTACTGTGAACCGCCGTCACCAGCAGCATTTTGAAGCCCTGAAAGAGGCCGAGCAACATAATCTCGACCAAAAGACCGTAATTTGCGAAATCATCGAGGCCATTGATTACAGCGAACTTACCAACTTCGCTTCCTGGGAAAACAAAACCCAGGAAATCATCGCTTTGCAAAATAAATGGAAAACCATCGGTTTTGCTCCGCAAAAGATGAACGTGAAGATATTCGAACGCTTCCGCAAAGCTTGTGACGAGTTCTTCCAGAAGAAAGGGGAATTCTTCAAATCCCTGAAAGAAGGCATGAACGGGAATCTTGAAAAGAAACGTGCCTTATGCGAAAAAGCAGAGGCCCTGAAAGACAGTACCGACTGGAAAGCAACAGCTGACGAACTGACCAAACTCCAGAAAGAGTGGAAAACGGTAGGTCCCGTTGCCAAGAAATATTCGGATGCTATCTGGAAACGGTTCATCTCCGCCTGCGATTACTTCTTTGAACAGAAAAACAAGGCAACTTCCTCACAACGTTCCGTTGAACAGGAGAATCTGGAAAAGAAGAAAGCCATTATCGAAAAGCTGACAGCCATTGACGAAACAATGGATGTGGAAGAAGCCACCCAACTGGTCCGCGAACTTATGAAAGAGTGGAACGGCATAGGACATGTACCATTCAAAGAAAAAGACAAAATTTACAAACAATACCACAGCCGGATAGACAAGCTGTTTGAACACTTCAACATCAGTGCCTCCAACAAGAAGTTGAGTAATTTCAAATCGTCCATCAGCAGTATCCAGGAAGGCAGCCCGCAAGCCCTTTATCGTGAACGGGACAAACTGGTACGCGCCTGCGAAAACATGAAAAACGAATTGCAGACTTACGAAAACAACTTAGGCTTCCTGACTGCTTCGTCCAAGAAAGGCAACAGCCTCCTGACCGAACTTAACCGTAAAGTCGAGAAGCTGAAAGGTGACATAGAACTGGTTAAACAGAAAATCAAGGTGATTGACAATTCAATCAACGAAGCGGAATAA
- the mgtE gene encoding magnesium transporter yields the protein MEIDEEYIDKVKSFIEQKDAENVKALLIDLHPADIAELCNDLAPEEARFVYRLLDNETAADVLVEMDEDVRKEFLELLPSETIAKRFVDYMDTDDAVDLMRDLDEEKKEEVLSHIEDIEQAGDIVDLLKYDEDTAGGLMGTEMVTVNENWSMPECLKEMRLQAEQLDEIYYVYVIDDDERLQGVFPLKKMITSPSVSKVKHVMRKDPISVHVDTPTDEVVQIIEKYDLVAVPVVDSIGRLVGQITVDDVMDEVREQSERDYQLASGLSQDVETDDNVMRQTSARLPWLLIGMLGGIGNSMILGNFDATFAAHPEMALYIPLIGGTGGNVGTQSSAIIVQGLANSSLDAKDTFKQIAKESVVAAINATIISLLVYIYNFVRFGGTATVTYSVSISLFAVVMFASIFGTLVPMTLEKLKVDPAIATGPFISITNDIIGMMMYMGITVLLA from the coding sequence ATGGAAATAGACGAAGAATACATAGATAAAGTCAAAAGCTTTATAGAGCAGAAAGACGCGGAAAACGTCAAGGCGCTTCTTATCGACCTGCATCCGGCAGATATTGCCGAACTGTGTAATGACCTCGCGCCCGAAGAGGCACGCTTCGTTTACCGTCTCCTCGACAACGAAACAGCCGCCGACGTACTGGTAGAAATGGATGAAGACGTCCGGAAGGAATTCCTGGAACTTCTGCCTTCGGAAACCATTGCCAAGCGGTTTGTGGATTATATGGATACGGACGATGCCGTAGACCTGATGCGTGACCTCGACGAGGAGAAAAAAGAAGAGGTACTGTCGCATATTGAGGATATAGAGCAGGCCGGAGACATCGTAGACCTCTTGAAGTACGATGAAGATACCGCCGGTGGTTTGATGGGTACGGAAATGGTAACCGTCAACGAGAACTGGAGTATGCCTGAATGCCTGAAAGAGATGCGCCTGCAAGCCGAACAGTTGGACGAAATCTACTACGTATATGTCATTGACGATGACGAACGGCTGCAAGGTGTATTCCCGCTAAAGAAAATGATTACCTCTCCTTCCGTCTCCAAAGTGAAGCATGTAATGAGGAAAGACCCCATTTCCGTCCATGTAGACACTCCCACAGACGAAGTGGTGCAGATTATCGAGAAATACGACTTGGTGGCAGTACCTGTTGTCGACAGCATAGGCCGCCTGGTAGGGCAGATTACCGTAGACGACGTCATGGACGAGGTTCGTGAGCAATCGGAACGCGACTATCAGTTGGCATCCGGTTTGTCACAGGATGTGGAGACGGACGACAACGTCATGCGCCAGACTTCCGCACGCCTGCCGTGGTTGCTTATCGGTATGCTGGGCGGTATCGGCAACTCCATGATATTGGGTAATTTTGACGCTACCTTCGCCGCACATCCCGAAATGGCGCTGTACATCCCTCTGATTGGCGGTACAGGCGGAAATGTAGGAACCCAATCCTCTGCAATTATCGTACAGGGACTTGCCAACAGTTCTTTGGATGCCAAAGACACATTCAAGCAAATCGCCAAGGAATCCGTAGTGGCGGCAATCAATGCAACCATCATATCCTTGCTGGTGTACATATACAATTTTGTACGGTTCGGCGGTACGGCCACAGTTACCTACTCGGTATCCATCAGTCTGTTCGCCGTTGTCATGTTCGCCTCCATTTTCGGAACATTGGTACCCATGACACTCGAAAAGCTGAAAGTGGACCCGGCCATTGCCACAGGACCGTTCATATCCATCACCAACGACATTATCGGCATGATGATGTATATGGGCATCACCGTACTATTGGCCTGA